TTCCCTCCATGTTCACAGTGGTTAAGTTCTGCCACCACGAAGCCTCAGCCTGCGGTAGTGGATGATCAACCCAGCGTTCAAGAGCCCTGACCGGGGGTGAAAGTATCAGAGGACCCCTGCCTGCTTAAGGAAGAAGTGTTACTTTGTGGTCCAGTGTTTTACTATTAGTTTTATGGGAGACACCATTTCCAGTCTTTTGTATCTGTTGTTGTTCTGACTGATGTGGCTGTTGCATTATGGAGTTTGTTTAGTGCGTTATATATCCCATGTACTGGCTGTCTTTGAAGGTCTGTGTACACAGGTGATTAATGTCAGTTTAACCCTCTACATGAGGGTTTGAAGCTGGAGCTGTATTCATATCTGAGATAATGCATGCCCATCCATCACAGTCTCTATTCTTTAcatgattagggttagggtctgtCTGCgctacagtgtgtctgtgtttgtcgagtccatgcatgtatgtgtttcGTCTGggcatagttttttttgttagcGCGCTACTACTCTTTCTTATATTGGTTATGTCGGCTTCCCAATTTCCTCAGTGGGCACATGTGAGTCTTAGTCGTGTGGTGTGTTCCCATAGGGTGACTTAGCCTGCCTTCACATTCACTCAACATATTCTAACATCTGCTCTGCAGAAAACTGCTGGTGGAAGTCTGGAGGTTACGAAACACAACGTGTTCTTTGTCCAGCTACTGTTAATGAACCCTCTGATCTCTTTGTACCGTTCTCAATGGCATCTCAAGACGTGAATGTTTTTGTAATAATCAGTCAAatggtgtgcaacttttgcacTTGAAGTGTTATCCTCTGACGTTTCTTTAAATGTGTGCAGGTCTGAGGGTGGGCTAAATACATGAATGTGTTCAATGTGTGCTTGCATATATGTGGTGTAGGCCTAAATGTAtatcatatgtgtgtgtgtctctccattCCCTCACGGGGCTGGTCTCCCGTGCCTGCTGTGCTGATAATCAGTGTGTGACATTCGCTGGCTCAGTTCAGCAGGAACAGGGGCCTGGTCTAACCTCCAGacccagagggagagacagggagagagacatttcAAAGTCCCGGCGATGAGAAGCTTGTATGGGAGTGCCATGTGGTGACAAAAGTTTGGACTAGCAGCCAGTCTTGCCAATCTCCAGGCCACGCGTTCCCTCTGGCAGCAGGGTAAGAGTCCTGCTTATCTGCagtgcgcatacacacacagcaacacatccTCCTCTATCTTCTCTGACGTGAAAGTAGGTAAGGTAGGTAGGTACTTTGTTGATCTCAACGAAAAATTGCTCATGTCGGCTGACCTCGACGAGGTGAGTCATTCGCTCCTTCCTATCATTGTTATGGTCTCACCCAAACCTTCAACAGCACTGAACGGACCTGAAGGTTGTGTTGTTACCAAAACTGGACTGTGTGCTGTGACCGTATACTGCGCAGGAAAGTCATCCTTGACAGTGAATTCCAATACTGTGAATTTACTCATGCTCATTTGTGTACTAATGTGACTTGTGATTGGCTGCCAGAATGAAATAAACTGAAGATACTTCTATTGTGAGTGTCTGAGTGGTCTGTAATGTTTGTCATCACTGGTAGATTGGCTGACGCCAGGTATAACTTGTAAAAAGAGTTTGATTTATGAAGTCCTCTCTGTCTGAAAACTGCGCATGCATCCTTCTCACTCGTGTTCGTTCTCACCCCGTGATCTTCTCTTTTGTGCTCCGTCGTGTTTTACGATGGAATCGTCTCTGTGGTGAAATCTGTCACCTTTCACAACACTGTTGACGTCTATTGGGGAACAACAGGCTAAAATCGTAAATTCCAGAGAGGCCACTTTGCAGAAAGATCTAACGAAGACACTCTTGTGCAACTCGGGTTCAAACGTCATGGCTGACAATAACGTCATCCACTGTACACCTGTATTCGCACCCCGAGAGTCAACATTGTAGAGAGAGATGTTAATTTGTTTTTACAGTGTAATTACTTAATGATAATGAGTGATGATTCTGTGAGATACTATGAATGGGGTTTTAAGATATGGGTGTTTACTGATAACAGAGGATCAACTAATATACAATTATGCAAATGTTGTACATGGCAGAAATGCCCCACCAGAATATTTTAAAAGAGCTTGCTTATACttaaaacaagtacatttgGAAGCAAGAACATTTTCCCTGACAAGATTTCTTAAAATAATGTGTGCTAATATTATGTCACTAGATAATCAATGTATACTACAAACAAGCCTAACTAGACTTAAAATCTAAAAACAAGTTACCACACTCAGATGTAGAGTTTTTGCAGTGCAGAAACTAGTAGTGTAGTGATGATGATCAGGACCAGGTGTGTTTATTGCTGaagaggaacaggtgagggCAGATTTGTTGCCCAGCAACCGGAACGGGGTACGTTTAGGAACGTAACACAAAACAACCAGACGGGGAAATCAGCTCAAGGGGATGGGGTTGTGACAATCATATCACGCAAACCCCCTTACAGTTTCAGATCAGGTTGTGTCTGTTGCACAATGGGACATTTtatcagaaggatgtctgcctccATGGTTGCCTAGGAGATTGAAGTGTTTCTGAATACATGAGATATGCACCATACACGACACTGTGGGCTAACATGGCAGCTGATCACACAAGGTGCTCCAGGTGTTCAACTGGAGGAACAAGGTTCATCCTCCTCGTCTCTCCGCcatccctccccgcccccccctctccctgcgaCAGCTGAGGCGGCAGTCCACCATCGTTACCAGGGTGATAATGGCAGTAATGATAAGGATGCTGATAAAGAGGTTACTGCGGATCTGAATGTTTGTGCTGCCTGTGTTGTCACCGAGGCAACCAACGCCTTGTCCGTCAGCAGTGGCAGTTGGTTGCGTCAGCGAGGGATACGTGCACCGGGgctgcacttcctgtttctgaGAAGGCAGCTAAGGTgaacccccttctcccctcttgtctgttctctttctcgttctttgtctttctcttagTTCCTTTCATGTGCTTCACTCTTTCTCagtccttctctctttcacttttaaaccgcccacacgcacacacgaacacatacccccccctacacacactaatacacacacacacacactcctgtatcTACTCTTTAGTCTGCATGTGCCATATTTCCCTTACACGCCCCAACTCACCTGCAGGTTAGCCTGGCAGGGTGCTTGGGCGGGAGTTCCCATGGCAACATAACAGGTAAACAGTGGAGAGAAAGATTAGAAGCCAGGACGTTGCTCTTTGATAGGGAGtttcatactcacacacacacacacacacacacagatagatacatacacacagatagatacattcacacactacacacacaacagacttCCCAACACTTTTACTCCACCCTACAGCTGTGGAGCTGCTTATCACGTTTCATGTGCATCATGTTCTCTGGGCTCTTTCTTCtagcctgccttcctgcctcccctcctctctcctgcctccccttcTTCCTCGTGCCTTCCCTTAGTCCTcgtgcctccctccctgcctccctttcGCACAGTAGAAAGCTGCCACTCTGGCTGCAGCACAGACATAATTGCCACTATGACTGCAGTGCCCAGCCACATCACACAGACTGCTGAttgttccagaggagagggggctaaCACTGTGGACTCTGTCCACAGAAGCCACACAACATTATCATAGCGTGACTGCAACTCAtctatgttcacacacacacagttctgggCAGCACAAAGCAGATTGTCACACACACTATGAGTACTTCCCAATTaacaatcatacacacacacgtgaacacggaaatatacacccacacacgcaaaaATTCCAAACGAAAAATACAAAGAAATATGTCAAACGTGGACACATACAGTCACTACCAAAGCACTATCTTCTTTCAGTCACTCCTTCTCCCTGTCaccattgataaaaaaaaagagttaAACAAACATAAGCATCCATAGGTGATGGAAAGTCCATACAGGGAGGCCTTTGTACAGTCAATCCAGCTTCAAGCCTtaggtaaacacacactctacagcacacacacactctacagtatgtacacacatgcacacacagcaccacagaaGCAAACAGCCAATAGGAAATGAACGAAACATTGAATGGAAAAGCAGTTTAAGCAGAAAGAGAAACGCCCTGACAGGAAAGGACACATTGGGCTGAGGTTTCGGGAAAGTTGACCTTATCCCACTTATATATTCTCTTTTTTACCCGCCTCTCCATCCAGGAAGGAAAGATCACACAGTGCTTGCTAAATATGAAACTGACAAATACACATTTCCCCTACCGCTGGGGGCTACTTGGGACAATTTGGAAGCTCCCAAATACTGAAGGTTGCAAATATTattgggaggggaggatgacgTGGATGGGAAGTCAGGCGACAGATATTACATATCAGTAGGTTTAGTTCCCATAGAAGAACACTGTTTTAACAAGGAAAAACACTTTGTCATCGCTAGAAAGGTTGACTTCCTATGAAGGTCTGTCACTAAAACCTTGTAACAAAAACTTAATTTTCCTAGACACTTTGCAAGGTGAATAAAAGTGTTATTATGAAAGGAACTTGATTCTTATTGAAAATACTGCAGCTCAGACCATGTGTTCTGCACGCATGTTTGATCATCGTCACAGAATAAACCACGCATGCAATTTTAAATTCCCTCTTGAGTTCTCCAGGGGaacggagggggaggagcctcacCCCTAACAGCAGCCAAGTGATTGGTGGAGTTGTCACCTGACAGGACCTTGCATTCCTCAGAGCCCACAGCTTCACAAACACCCTTGAACTCAAAGCGTTCTCACCTAGCCTACAAAACGAGCCAGTGCCAGACCTTCTGCCACACCTTGGCTGAATAAAAGGTAGTCCATAGGTGTGAAAAGTTATTGTATGAAACTGACCCAAtctccatttacatttacagttagtcatttagcagacgctcttatccagagcgacttacagtaagtacagggacattcccccgaggcaagtagggtgaagtgccttgcccaaggacacaacgtcatttggctcagccgggaatcgaactggcgaccttctgattactagcccgattctccaccgctcagccatctgattcccACAATTCAATCTAAGAACTGCTGTTGGACACGCAGGCACTTGGTGCAGCAGTCCTATTTCGGgacaccagagatgagcccacaGCACTCATCATAATCTACTTGATGGTTCACAATGACGATGCCTCCTTCTAGTTACAATCATGACTGACACTAGATGAGGTGCTGGAGTCCCCTTATGGATCGATCAGGCATTACAGCGTTTGGTCAATATCCACTTTAAACACACACGCCATCCcagtatatgtatttatttacatgtacaGCCATGTTATTTCAGTCATATTTAGGTCAAGAGCAGGTGAAGGAAGATCATGTCAAAACCAGAGTTATACGATCATCACATTAGACCCCTGTGTAAGCAGAGATGGGATGCATGCACCACCAAGGTGTTTTCTCTCTCAAGTGAAATACATACAACTTTTAACTGAGACAGAAAAACTAAAATTATGACTTTTATCCGAGTGAGATAACAGCCTAATAGTTGCGATAATTCACTTGCTTGCTCTGTCTCATGCATGACTGTTTATTACAGTGAACATCTTTGGTAATGTACACCATGCTAAACCCTCAGCTCATCCTAAACAAACCTCGTACACCCAGGGcatagacagtgtgtgtgtgcgtgtgtgtgtgtgtgtgtgcgcacacttACTGTGCTGTGTCACAGCAAACTTGACTTCAGTGTCACTATATGTCTTTCTTCCACTTTTCACCAGGTCCTGGAGCCCTGCTTTAAGTGCAGGGCTGGATTCTGGTCTGACATCCTTCTTGCTTTGCATGTtgctataaaaaaatatattgaaaTAAATAGTATTGAAACTTGAGAGAATCGAGAGAACTCCAGACGTGCTGCGTGTGTCAAGTAGGGGAGATTCCGTCAGTCTTTCCTGTCGGCCATCAGGCGGTCGGCGTTGAGGGCAAACGTCTCCGCTACCAGCAAGGGGAAGACTATGGAGGCATCAGCGTACACCTAGTGGGACCAGGAACAACAACTAGTTTACCAGCCCAGTCTGTTTAGGACAACAACACTGGTGACATGAGTCTCCACTAAATATCATTTGTACAGAGCGCAACAAAACTTTGAATTGAGTAAACTGGTAAAAGTCTGTGAAAATAATCAAATCAAAAAATATACATTAAATGTTATGCAAGTGTATGCAAGTTCAATATTAGTTATGACCTTGCTTATGCTTATACCAAGTTAATTTGGCTACAAGTGCAGTAAGAAAATAGTTTTATAAAATGATGTGTTGTTTACATAAATTAAGTCACTAGAACTAGGAACACGAGTCCAACAAGAACACTAGAAACCAGTCCAACAAGATTTAAGATCTAAAAACAAGATAATCACGCTCAGCGATATGGAGAGTTTTTGCAGTATAGGATCTTGTTCATCTGGTGATGGGTCTGGTGAAGGGTCATAGTGCCGTGGAGGTACCTTGACGGGCTTAGCCTCCATGCGAATCTTCCCCCAGGACACTGCCTCGTCAGGCCGGGCCCCAGAGTCAGAACCGTCAAACTCCTGGCCCGTGTTCACAAACACAGCGTAGTCTGCTCCGTTCCTCTGAGGAAGAGGCGGAGGCGGTCGAacgagagaaaggaaaagagagatacacagaggaACAAAACACAAATCATATCGAATGAAAACAAAGTTGAATTTAGATTCCGTCTTTAAGAATTCAAAATTGAAATGACACAAAGTACTAAAAACTGGTAATAAAAGAATATGGTATTCATATCAAATTTAAAACTTTCAAAAACACCATAATGAAACTAAACGGATCAACCACTGGAAAACAAAACGGCAATAAAATAACAAATGAAATGagtaaacaaaaataaaactaaAGATCTGCTAAAGTCACTGAATGTATTCACCATGAGGTTTGCGTTGGCAATATGATGCTTTATCAGCCCTCCTCCAAGAATGATCATCCCTGTGCTCTTGGCAAACACAGCTCTGCTGTTTAACCTGCGAATATCTGAAACATACTGATCGTGAGTGTCATGACTAGCGACCGTGTACTAACTTCTTGTTAAATGGTGATGGACACAGAGCCCTCCCTGTCTCTGACCTTCCACTATATCCAGCACCAGGCCAGGGTTCTTGTAGGAGTGGAAGTAGATCATGTCTCCTAGAGAGCCGTCAGTCAGAGCAGGGCTGAACACCGGGATGTCATTCTGAAACACAAAGGCGTCAATATCGATCAACAATAGGCGTACAGTATTCCACAGCTGCGGTAAGCGTCTCTCTGACATTTCCTGTCATTATACACTATATCACAATATAGTAGAAATGCCCTTGAAAACATGTATTTAATACATTCTTTAAAGTGCAATACTCCTTTAAGTTGAATTCATCGTGTCTTCGACCATCTATAGTGCCCTGCAATGTCAAAGAAGAGCGGGTTCAGATCTCACCTTGTAGGCCCAGTAGTAGACAGAATCCGGGTTGTTGATCTCCTTCCCCAGTCTGTGGATCATCTTCGAGGGCGTCCAGCGTGTACCCTGAAGATGgtaggaggtcagaggtcaaactgGCCATTTGACCTAGCAGAATACATGCTAGCATCATGGTCTTGTGACAAAGCCCTACCTCTGTTGTCTGCTCCTGCACCATCTGGTCCAGGATGGGCATCAGCCAGTCCTCAAACTTACAGTAGTTATCATTGGGCACCAGAAGGTTCCCTATTCTAtatggggaaggagggaggtagggggggagagagagagagagagagagagagagagagagagagagagagagagagagagagagagagagagagagaaagaaagcaagagtaaagacaaagaaaaacgaAGAGGAATTGTGAGGATGAGAAACAACACTATAAAACTGTAACGACCctgctcgctctcgctctcgctctcactctcgctctcgctctctcgctctctctctctcgctctctctctcgctctctctctcgctctctcgcgctctcgctctcgctctctcgcgctctcgctctcgctctctctctgtaagcCATAATGGATACACTTTTATCGTTATTGAGCTTTAACTGCCAAAGTCACTCTTGTACTGTTCCACTGAGCTCTTTCAGGTGAGATCCAAGTCTGGATCCTCTCTATGGCGATGTTCCCTGTTTCTATGGCGATGTTACCTGTTAATGCCTCTCTGGCGCAGCTCCTTGCCTGACAGGCTGAACTCTCCCAGGAAGGTGGGGGCCATACACTTGATGAGGTCCTCCTCTATACCTCCAGCTGTGGTCACTATCACATCCACCTAGACAGaccaggtggggagagggggagcgttAGAAGTGAAACCTCTTTATCCCTCTGATCCAGTGGATGAGACTTTTGTGGAGAGCTGGTGGTTGTTTTTGTAATGGGTTGTAGTCTCACCATTTTGTGCTGGGCCAGGTAGCGTATAGACTCCCTCACTCCAGAGCTGATGAGGTTGGAAGTGTACCCCAGAAAGATGGTGCAGCCTGACTGGGAAGAAGACGCAGGCTCTGACGAGACTTcacttccctcttcctccttcactgCCTCCAGACGCTTGTCAATCTGGGGTTATGAGGGCAGAGGCCAGGGAGAACCACGTTACCACGGAACATGGGGAGCATTTAGGTCGACAGCTACCATGAAAACCACATCCAAA
Above is a window of Hypomesus transpacificus isolate Combined female chromosome 17, fHypTra1, whole genome shotgun sequence DNA encoding:
- the dhps gene encoding deoxyhypusine synthase isoform X2 → MADHAPSVAMEAVLKPSSALPEDMPKIRGYDFNQGVDHRALLQSYITTGFQASSMGQAIQEINKMIDKRLEAVKEEEGSEVSSEPASSSQSGCTIFLGYTSNLISSGVRESIRYLAQHKMVDVIVTTAGGIEEDLIKCMAPTFLGEFSLSGKELRQRGINRIGNLLVPNDNYCKFEDWLMPILDQMVQEQTTEGTRWTPSKMIHRLGKEINNPDSVYYWAYKNDIPVFSPALTDGSLGDMIYFHSYKNPGLVLDIVEDIRRLNSRAVFAKSTGMIILGGGLIKHHIANANLMRNGADYAVFVNTGQEFDGSDSGARPDEAVSWGKIRMEAKPVKVYADASIVFPLLVAETFALNADRLMADRKD
- the dhps gene encoding deoxyhypusine synthase isoform X1, which gives rise to MAPGRSKIVEHYIMPEDTEGNFKAVCRHCNRSIACSRKALSNLHAHIKRVHPALFESMPRVKKSSPTHARPLQSPTLLANAIAENIVPLSLLESPSFKRFCQTLDPNLTVPTQDKAMADHAPSVAMEAVLKPSSALPEDMPKIRGYDFNQGVDHRALLQSYITTGFQASSMGQAIQEINKMIDKRLEAVKEEEGSEVSSEPASSSQSGCTIFLGYTSNLISSGVRESIRYLAQHKMVDVIVTTAGGIEEDLIKCMAPTFLGEFSLSGKELRQRGINRIGNLLVPNDNYCKFEDWLMPILDQMVQEQTTEGTRWTPSKMIHRLGKEINNPDSVYYWAYKNDIPVFSPALTDGSLGDMIYFHSYKNPGLVLDIVEDIRRLNSRAVFAKSTGMIILGGGLIKHHIANANLMRNGADYAVFVNTGQEFDGSDSGARPDEAVSWGKIRMEAKPVKVYADASIVFPLLVAETFALNADRLMADRKD